The following coding sequences are from one Nicotiana tomentosiformis chromosome 3, ASM39032v3, whole genome shotgun sequence window:
- the LOC138908184 gene encoding uncharacterized protein: MYDASDVAVGAMLGQRRDKMFLPIYYASRTLNDAQVNYATTDKKFFAVVFAFDKFRSNLVGSKDMKGTKNQVVDHLSRLEKPHVEVVDIREEFPDEHIFFIAAFSDRPSWFANIANFLANGVIRRYVHEGEMESILSHCHDGGSGGHYGRNHTVAKVMEASFFWPTLYKDARAYVAACDKCQRAGEDRLA, translated from the exons ATGTatgatgctagtgatgtggcaGTAGGAGCAATGCTGGGGCAGAGGAGAGATAAAATGTTCCTACCCATTTACTATGCAAGCCGGACCTTGAATGATGCTCAGGTGAACTATGCTACCACAGATAAGAAGTTCTTTGCAGTAGTTTTTGCTTTCGACAAGTTCAGATCTAATTTGGTGGGAAGCAAG GACATGAAGGGCACAAAAAATCAAGTAGTTGACCACCTGTCGCGATTGGAGAAACCACATGTTGAAGTAGTGGACATTCGGGAAGAGTTCCCGGATGAACATATTTTTTTCATTGCAGCTTTCTCCGATAGACCATCATGGTTCGCTAACATAGCCAACTTTTTGGCTA atggtgtgattcgaagatATGTGCATGAAGGAGAAATGGAAAGCATTTTGTCTCATTGCCACGATGGAGGATCTGGAGGACACTATGGCAGAAATCACACTGTAGCAAAGGTCATGGAAGCCAGTTTCTTttggcctaccttgtacaaagatgCGAGAGCGTATGTAGCCGCATGTGATAAGTGTCAAAGGGCAG